Part of the Pseudomonas sp. ADAK13 genome is shown below.
GAGATCATCTGGATGTTGATGCTTTCCTTGGCCAGGGCTTCGAACATGCGGCTGGCAACACCCGCATGGGAACGCATGCCCACGCCCACGATCGACACCTTGGCGATCTTGGTATCGCCAACCACTTCACGGGCGCCAATCTCGCTCGCGGTGTTCAACAACACCTTCTGCGCCGCATCGTACTCGTTGCGGTGCACGGTGAAGGTGAAATCGGTGGTGTTATCGTGCGCAACGTTCTGCACGATCATGTCGACTTCAATGTTTTCGCCGCTGATTGGCCCGAGAATCTTGAAGGCCACGCCCGGGGTGTCTGGCACGCCACGGATGGTCAGCTTGGCTTCATCGCGGTTAAAAGCGATGCCGGAAATGATCGGCTGTTCCATGGATTCCTCTTCATCAATAGTAATGAGGGTGCCCGGACCCTCCTTGAAGCTGTGCAGTACGCGCAGCGGAACGTTGTACTTGCCGGCAAACTCAACAGCACGGATCTGCAACACCTTGGAACCGAGACTGGCCATTTCCAGCATCTCTTCAAAGGTGATCTTGTCCAGGCGCTGGGCCACGGACACAACCCGTGGGTCGGTGGTGTAGACGCCATCCACATCGGTGTAGATCTGGCATTCGTCAGCCTTCAGGGCTGCCGCCAGCGCCACGCCGGTGGTGTCGGAACCACCACGACCAAGGGTGGTGATGTTGCCGTGCTCGTCGACGCCCTGGAAACCGGCGACAACCACCACACGACCGGCCTTCAGGTCAGCGCGAATCTTCTGGTCATCAATCTGCAGGATGCGCGCCTTGGTGTGGGCGCTATCCGTCAGAATGCGGACCTGGTTGCCAGTGTAGGACACCGCCGGCACACCACGCTTGTTCAGCGCCATGGCCAGCAACGCGATGGTCACCTGCTCACCGGTGGAAATGATCACATCCAGCTCACGGGGAACCGGTTGTTGATCGCCACTGATTTGCTTGGCCAGATCGATCAGGCGATTGGTCTCGCCGCTCATGGCCGACAGCACCACCACCAGGTCATCGCCGGCATCGCGGAATTTCTTAACCTTGTCGGCGACCTGCTCGATTCTTTCGACAGAGCCGACCGAGGTGCCTCCAAATTTCTGTACGATCAAAGCCATTTCTAAGCCGCCTCAGCCCGTAAAGGGGCGCCTATTATTCAATCAACCAGCACTGACCGAGCCCGTGACTAGACCACGGGCTCATTAACAGCGTCTTAAATACCTGCCTCGACAAACGGCACGGTCAGGGCCAGGGCCGCGTCCAGGGCACCGGCGTCTACACCACCGCCTTGCGCCATGTCCGGACGACCACCGCCCTTCCCGCCCACTGCCGCGGCGGCTTGCTTCATCAAATCACCGGCCTTGAGTTGGCCAGTCAGGTCCTTGGTTACACCGGCAACCAGAACGACCTTATCCTCATGGACACTGCCGAGCAGGATCACTGCGCGGCCGAGCTTGTTCTTCAACTGATCGACCAAGGCCAACAGCGCCTTGCCATCCTGACCGTCCAGGCGCACGGCCAGGACCTTCACGCCTTTGACGTCCAGGGCGGAAGCCGACAGGTCATCGCCCGCCGCGCTGGCCGCCTTGGCCTGCAACTGCTCCAGCTGTTTTTCCAGCTGACGGTTGCGCTCCAGTACACCGGAGAGCTTGTCGATCAGGTTGTCGCGGCTGCCCTTGACCAGGCTGGCCGCTTCCTTGAGTTGTTCTTCAGCCGCATTGAGGTAGGCCAGGGCCGCAGCACCGGTGACCGCTTCAATACGGCGCACGCCGGAAGCCACACCGCCTTCGCTGATGATTTTCAGCAGGCCGATGTCGCCGGTACGGCTGGCGTGGATACCGCCGCACAGCTCCACCGAGAAGCTGCCGCCCATGCTCAGCACGCGCACTTCGTCGCCATACTTCTCGCCGAACAGCGCCATGGCGCCCTTCTTCTTGGCGGTCTCGATGTCGGTTTCTTCGGTTTCAACCGGAGTGTTCTTGCGAATCTCGGCGTTGACGATGTCTTCCAGGGCCTTCAACTGCTCAGGCTTGATCGCCTCGAAATGACTGAAGTCAAAGCGCAGGCGCTGGCTGTCCACCAACGAACCTTTCTGCTGCACATGCTCACCCAATACCTGACGCAACGCGGCGTGCAGCAAGTGAGTGGCCGAATGATTCAAAGCAGTTGCATGCCGTACGTCGGCATCTACCTGAGTGTCC
Proteins encoded:
- a CDS encoding aspartate kinase — encoded protein: MALIVQKFGGTSVGSVERIEQVADKVKKFRDAGDDLVVVLSAMSGETNRLIDLAKQISGDQQPVPRELDVIISTGEQVTIALLAMALNKRGVPAVSYTGNQVRILTDSAHTKARILQIDDQKIRADLKAGRVVVVAGFQGVDEHGNITTLGRGGSDTTGVALAAALKADECQIYTDVDGVYTTDPRVVSVAQRLDKITFEEMLEMASLGSKVLQIRAVEFAGKYNVPLRVLHSFKEGPGTLITIDEEESMEQPIISGIAFNRDEAKLTIRGVPDTPGVAFKILGPISGENIEVDMIVQNVAHDNTTDFTFTVHRNEYDAAQKVLLNTASEIGAREVVGDTKIAKVSIVGVGMRSHAGVASRMFEALAKESINIQMISTSEIKVSVVIEEKYLELAVRALHTAFELDAPARQGE